In Segatella copri, the DNA window GCATTAGGAGCCTTCAAGCGGAAAGTTACGGTATGATTGGCGTTCACCTCTGGTGAGATAACAGGAACATTGTCAAACAATGCCTGTTGGGCAAAACTGCCAAGACTCATCAGCAAGGCAGTTGCCAAGAATGTAATTTTCTTCATTGTTGTCTAATTTTGATAATTGTTAGTCTCATTCTATAGAAGGTCTCCTAAGATTTAGAAGACCTTCCTGGTAATTATTAGAATATTTTTTGTACAAATTCAGCGAGATAGATTCTCCAATTTCGCCAAATATGTCCCCCATCTGTTTCCATATAGGTATATTTGTAGCCCTTGCTATCCAGTTTCTTTCGCAAAGCGGTGTTGTCCTTGTAGAGGAAATCGGAATTACCTATGCCAATCCAGAAGAGCTTTGGCTTGGCAGCAAAGAGGTTAGCCAACTTATCATCCACATTGTCGTAGATATACTCATTGGCACCACCGCTCCTCTGCTCCTTGCCGATGGCTGCGGAGAACAAACCTACATAACCAAAGGTCTTAGGATTGTTGATAGAAATATAGAACGAGTGGAAACCACCCATCGAAAGACCTGCTATGGCACGACCTTGAGTATTGGCGATGGTACGATAGCGACTATCCATGAACTTCACTACCTCAGGGAAAGATGCCTCGAAAGATCCCTCCATGGTCTTAGGCAATCCCAATGTAGGGACTATCAGATTATCCGATGTCTGTCCTGGAGCTGCCTCCTGAGAGATATTGCCATTAGTCATGACAACGATCATTGGCTTCGCCTTGCCTTGCGCAATGAGGTTATCGAGAATTTGCGAAGCACGTCCCAAATCCATCCACGCTTCCTCGTCGCCACCGATGCCATGCAAGAGATAAAGCACAGGATATTTCTGCTTGCTGGTCTCGTAACCAGCAGGAGTATATACTGTCATACGACGAGTAAGGCCAGCTTTGGCATCATCATACCAGACCTTTGATACGGTTCCATGCGCTACCTTGTTGACCTTGTAGAGATCTGCCTTTCCCCCACCTATCAAGAAATAGTTGGAAACGTTGGCGATGTCACGCACGGTATAGACGTTGAGATGGTCGGTAACACTGGCGCCATCTACCATCATTGTATAGCTATAAAGCTCTGGTGCCAAAGGAGCAGTGGTTGTAAAAGACCACACACCCTTCTCATCCTTCTTCAAATCGGCTACTCCAGGCATATCATACTTACCCATCGGGGTATCTATTTTCTTGGTTGGCAAGAAGTCACCTGTTATCTGTACTTTTTGAGCCCCTGGTGCCATGCAGCGGAAAGTAACGGTCTTGTCTGCATGAATCTCAGGCGAGAGCACAGGAACCTGATTAAACAAGGCTTGCTGTGCGAAACAGCCCAAATGTAAGAGCAGCGCTGCTGCAAGAATTTGTAGTTTCTTCATATCTGTTTTTAATTAATGTTTTTAATTTCACTTTATTATTGCCACACCTCACCCAACTTTTTCATAATTTTAGGCGTGCATGCAACCCAGAAGGGCCAGTCGTGTGTACCAGCGCGAGTGATGTATTCGTTAGGCACCTTATTGGCATCAAGGGCCTGTTTGAAAGAGCCAGCCGACTGAAAGAGAAAATCTTCAGTACCTATCTCGATAGTGATGCCCGGCAGTTTCGATACATCGGCCTTGCTCAACAGATCATATAGGTTAGGAGCGCCATCAATGTAGGTGGCGGGGCTGCAAGCATATACATACGAGAACATTTCGGGATGCAGCAAACCATAATAAAGCGATCCAAAGCCACCCATCGACAGGCCACCAATGGCACGCGAGGCACGGTCTTTCTTTACAGCATAGAGGTTCTCAACCGTAGGCAAGAACTCAGTGAAGAAGTAGGTCATATATTTTATATCATTGCCATTATAGTTGTCGCAATAAAAATTATCGCCACCACAGTCGGGGCAAATCACAATCATCTCAGGAGCTGTGCCATCGCTGGCCGCAGTCGAGGCATTAACGTTTATCTTTCCACCATTCAGCCAATCGTTATTGCTACCATTAGCGCCATGCAGCATATACAGCACTGGATATTCTTTGCTTTTATCATAGCCTTTCGGCAAATACACCGAATATTTCATAGTGCGACCTAGCACCGTGCTCTTAATGGTTTGGTCGCGCAGCTCGGTGCCCGTAGCCTGCATTAACGAAGCAAACTTAACTGAGAAGCTGCCCGTGGTGCTGGTGGTTTTTCCATCGGCAGTAGTGGTACCCAGGTCCTTAGCCACAAGGTTGAACAGAGCGGCACCCTCACTGCTCATGGCAGTAGAGACCTCTATCTGTCCTGAGGTGATATATTGCTTCACGCCACTGGCATCTACATAATAGCTACCGCCAGCCACGTTATAGGCGGGATTCACCCAACCGTTGTCGCACAGCCAAGCATCATGGGCATTGCCTTGCACAGTATAGGTACCAACTATACCTGTAGCCGTATTGCCCGAAGCATTAATAAGATCGAGGTAAAGGGTGGTAGCCCCCTCGGGCGATGTTACGCTAACCGAATATTTTGTTACACCAGGGAACACGGTGGTCTGACCCGTAGCCCAATCGTACGATGTAACTGGCTGCTCGTCTATCATCATCATATAGCCCGATGCCTCTGGGTCATCTACTCCCACCTCGAATGTCAAATTGCCATGGTAATCGAGTTTCACACGCTTGCCAGCTTGGTTGGTGAACAAACCACTGAAATAATATACACCTCCATAGATGGTGACATCGAGGCCGCCACTCTGCATAGCCTCACCATTCACCTTTACCACACAAGTCTTATTGGCAACTTTGTTAGATACTTCATAAGTAGCAGAAGGCAAAATCCACTCGCTACTTCCGAAATTGACAGTCACATCATTGCCTTGCGCATCCTTGATATCCACGTTGAGCGACTTGATACCTTTTCCCAACTTTGTGGTGGGCTGTACGGTAGCTTCATTAGAATGACAAATCAGCATATCGCCATACACACCTTGCAAATCATCAATCGCATCATTGTTGCAGGCGGAAAAGAACAAACCTGTTACAATTAGCCCAAATATAAAGCCTAAATATTTTTTCATAATTTCGTTTCTTTAATAATGAGTTATTGAGAAATGGCCCATCCATCATTTTGTTTGATGTTAGGGTTCAGTTCTATTTCCTTGAGAGGAATAGGCAGCAACTTGTGCTTGTTCTGGAAACCATAAGAAGAGTTGGTGTAATCCCAAGTCACCCCCTTGGAGCTGAAGTTAGGAATTTGCTTGCCCTGTGTGCCAAGAGCAGCCTCAGCATCACCCCAGCGCACCAAGTCTTGATAGCGGACAGATTCCAAGCAAAGTTCCAAGCGCTTCTCTGTCTTGATGTCATCCAAGGTTACGCTCTGCAAAGGAGTCTCCTTGGCACGTTCACGAATCTGGTTGATGTCATCGAGAGCCTTGTCTGGCTGACCAGCCTGTAAGTTAGCCTCGGCAGCCAACAGCAACACCTCTGCATAACGCATGATGCGACGGTCGGTATACTGAAATCCCTGAAAATAAGATGCATCCATGATACAGTCAGATTTCAACTGGCGATTCTTGAACATAAGATATCCCTCACATCCATAGACAGCCATACCTGGCGAAACTTTTGCGCCATATTCTGCCATTTGGCTTTCATTCAGCATCGTATGCTTGAGGCGATAACCATCAGGACCTTCAGCCTTAACAAAAGCATCGTACAAGGACTTACGAGGATTCAAGAATCCGTATGTACCCTGGGCAATTTCGTTGGCAGCAGTACCGCTCATACTGAAATAGGCTGTACGCCATCCCTGCATCAAGAAGGTCATGTCAAATTGGCTCCAAGTTTGCTCTTGGTCGTTGCGCCACTGGAGTTCGAGCATAGACTCACAGTTGTTGTTGTTGACGGCATGAAACTGCATGTCATAGTCGCCACGGAAGAGGTCGTACTTCTTGGAATCCACCACCTCATTGAGTACGGATGCAGCCTCCTGATACTTTTTCTGGAAGAGATAAGCCTTGCCCAAATAAGCCTTTGCCACTTCCTGGGTAACACGCATACCCGTCTCCTGATCGTCCTTGTTCTTCTTGGAAGGAAGTGCATTCATGCTGATGGCATCATTTAGGTCTGACTCTACAGCTGTCCAAAGAGCCTCAGGTGTGCTGTTGCCTTGGCGATATTCACCTGGTTCCAACAAATGATCTACGAGAGGAGCTGTACCCCACAAAGTGACAAGTTCGAAGTTTGCCCAAGCACGGAAGAACTTTGCCTCTGCGATGGCACGTTTCTTGACAGGAGTGTCGTTTGCCACCTTCTCAATGACCAAGTTAGACTGGTAAATCAATCCATACAAGCCAGAGAACACACCTTGTATCATGCCATTGTCTGTGCCATAGGTATATTCGTTCAACTGCTCTAAGGAGGTGTTGTCGCCACGCTGACCACCACCGCACCATACATCGTCAGAAAGGAGATTCTTGGTAAAGAACCAGTTGTAATACAATCCTTTCAGGCTGGAATACATGGAAGCCACAGCTTGCTCTGTCTGTTCATCAGTCTGGTAGAAATCATCCTGGCCGCCCATGTTTCCATGTTTCGCTATGTCGAGTCTGCTCTCACAACCGGCAAACAAAGCTGCCACTACGAGGAGCAAGCTATATATGATATTCTTTCTCATAATACGCTAAATCATTAATAGATGAATAATTTGTATTGTCTAAAATTCCAAGTTGAAACCCATGACGACTTTCTTTGCCATAGGATAAGCACCCTTGTCGATGCCCATACCACTGGTGGCATTGGCTGAAGCCTCTGGGTCGAAGCCTGGATACTTGGTGATGGTGAAGAAATCATCAAGTGATACATAAAGGCGAAGGCTGTTGATAGCCACCTTCTTTAAGAGATGCTTTGGCAAGTTGTAACCCAACTGGATTTGCTTGATTTTGAAATAAGAGCCATCATATACCATGGCACTTGAGCAAGCGTACTTATCCATGTTGTCAGCACCTGCACGTGGCTTGGTTCCATTAGGATTCTCTGGAGTCCAACGGTTGTCATAGAATACCTTTTTCAACTTGTTGACCATCTGATAGTCAGGGCGGTTGATACAGTTGAAAATCTTATTGCCAGAAGCTCCACTACCGAAGAGGGTAAAGTCGAAGCCCTTATAGGCCGCTGTCAAGGTGATACCATAGGTGAAGTTAGGAATGGCATTGCCGATGTCGGTCAAGTCACCATCTGAGATGTCACCACTGTTGTCCAAGTCGGCAAATTGAGGATTACCAGTCTCTGGATCAACGCCAGTGAACTTATAGCCACGGAAGTAATAAACAGGATAGCCCTGCTCAAAATAGGTGATGGTGTAAGTATGGAAGTTAGAACCTGGCAAACGAGTGATGGAAGGGTCGATGTAAGTTACCTCGTTCTTCAAGGTAGCGAGGTTGCCACGGATGCCATAGCTGAAGTCGCCGATATTGTCACGCCAACCCAACTCAAACTCGAAACCCTTGTTGCTTACATTACCTGCATTCATTGGAGAGGTGGTACCACCGATAACCAATGATGGGGTTGTGCCGTTTACCAACAAGTCCTTGGTTTTCTTGGTGAAGTAGTCGATGCTGAAGTTCATGCGTCCCTTAAACAAGAGACCGTCGATACCGAAGTTGGTCTGCTCAGAAGTCTCCCACTTCAGTTTATCGTTACCCATACTAGATGGACTAACAGACGTTGTATAATTATTACCAGGAACTAACGGATAAAAGCTACCCTGCGCCATATCGGTGCTGTAACGATAACCGCCCAAGGCAGCTAAACTACCATTCTGACCCCAGCTGGCTCTCAACTTCAAGCTCGTAACCACGTCACGCAAAGGAGCAAAGAATTTCTCCTCGGAGATAGTCCAACCAGCAGATACAGCAGGGAAATATCCCCAACGATTGGTAGATGGCAACTTAGATAAGTCGGCAGCATCTGCACGGAGAGAAGCCTGCAAATAATAGCGGTTCATGTAATCATAACTCAAACGTCCGAAGTAAGAGTACTTGGCAGAGCGAGTTTTTTCACCAGCGACACCCTTGGTGGCAGAGGCAGAAGCATAGTTGAGGAAGAAGAACAACGGATTATTTTTCTTGACTGCGTCCTCTTTGTTTGCAGCCAACTGACCACTTACATAATCGTAGGTAGATTCTTGGAAAGAGATACCTGCCATGGCATTGATGGTATGCTCGCCAAACTTCTTCATGTAGTTGGCAAAGTTCTCCCATTGATAATAGATGGAAGTATTGGATTGGGCACTATAGTCCACGAAATCGCGAGACTGTGTAACGTTGCCATAGAAAGGAAGTGAAGCCGAAGAACTGCGAGCACCAGAGAGACGATAGCCCAAACGAGAGGTGAACACAAAGCCCTTGAATGGCTTGAAGTCGGCATAGATAGAACCATTGACATTGAATCCACTGTTGCGAGATATGCCATTGTCACGCATGATGAATGGGTTGTATTGCTCACCTGCATAGAAAGCAGACACACCATAGTAGTTACCATTGGCGTCTGTCAAGAGGTGCTTGCCATTGGCCAAAGCTTTTGCCATGTGGGCTGGGAGATTATCTGGAGCATAGGTGACAGGAGTCAAAGGATCCATCTGAAGCACAGCTGTCAACATGCCACCATACTCATTGCTCTCAGAAACAGAGCGAACATTATATTTTTCAATCTGATTGGTTGTACCCACCTTGAGCCAAGGCTTGATCTGATATTCCGCATTGATGGTAGCGGTCATACGGCGATAAACGTCATTATCGCCTTTTACCATACCATTATTATCAAGATAGGTGAGAGAAAGGTAATAGTTGCCGTTCTGGTTACCACCATTGAAACCTATGTTATGCTTCTGCATGTGTCCCTTGCCATAGATGGCATCTACCCAAGAGGTATTGGTCTTGCCATCCCAGTTCTTGAAGAGGTAATCCTCTGTGAAAGTCTTGCCTTCCTTCATATATTGGATATACTCCTCTGCATTCATGAGCTTGGGCACCTTGGCTAAGCTTTCTGTGGTGTACTGAAAATCATAGGTGATTCTGCCTGAGCCCACTGCACCTTTCTTGGTGGTGATGAGTACAACACCATTACCAGCCTCCGCACCATAGATGGCAGCTGAGGCTGCATCCTTCAACACTTCCATGGAAGCAATATCGTTAGGGTCAAGACCACTGATATCACCCAAGCGTACACCATCTACTACGTAGAGTGGGTCGGAAGAAACGTTGGAAGAGTAACCGCGAATACGAATGGTTGGAGAGGAACCTGGGGCAGATGATGATGAGATGACCTGTACACCTGCTGTTTTACCTTGCAAGGCAGCCTTGGCATTAGTGATGGTACGATTCTCGATATCTTCTTTCTTCACCTGAGAGATGGCACCTGTTACAGAACTCTTCTTCTGAACGCCATAGCCCACAACTACCACATCGTCGAGCACCTTGTTGTCTTCATGTAATGTAATCTTAAGCTTGGAAGAGTTGGCTAAGACCTCTTTATTCTTATAGCCAAGATAAGAGAAGATAAGGGTCTTACCTTTTTGCACCTGGATCGTAAAGTTACCATCCATATCAGTTACAGCGCCACCCTTGTTGTCTCCCTGCACACGCACGGTAACACCAATCAAAGGGTCGGCATTTTGGTCAACTACGAGACCAGCGACTTTCATCAGTTCCTGCGCCAAGGCAGCAGAACCGGAAATCATCAATAAGAACACGAAGGTTAGAAACCTTCTGTAATCATTCATTTTCCTCATAGGTTTTTCTCATTTAAGATAATACTTTATTTATTAAGCTTATATTCTTGTAAATCTGTTAATTGTTTACGGTTGCAAAGGTAGTACTTTTTATCATACACCTTTTTCTAACTTGTTTTCTTGTGTTACGTTTTTGTTCAAAATGGGGTTTTCTATATGTTCAAAAACTTGCTTATTTGTTTAAAAAGCCTTATAATCTTTGTATATATCAGGGTTTTATAGTACTTTTGCAGCTACAATCAAAACCATCGATTATGAAACGAACAAAGGTATTTTATAACGCACTCATTCTCTTGGCAACCCTTCTTCTTACTGCTTGCCAGGACCAAAAAGACAGCCCCGTAGTTTCTTCACCTGAGAAGAACCTCGTCCTGTCTGAACATATCTCCAACCAAAAGGTGAAGAGCATCTGCGAAGACAGATACGGACAAATCTGGATAGGTACCTTCCGTGGTCTCAACAAGTATGATGGCAACCAGTATCACCAATACTACTGCGTGGACGATTCACTGGGATTGCCCGACAACAATATTACCCACATTTACCGTGACTCCCACAACCGACTCTGGGTAGCCACCGTCAATGGTGTATGCCTATACCAGGCCAATGGCAATTTCAAGCGAGTAAGTATCAATGGCACTAACAAGAACATCGAAAAAATCCTAGAAGACAAGGAGGGAAGAATCTTCTTCTTCACGATGACAGACCTATATCAATATGACGAAAATACCAACACTGCCATCATCAAGCTCTCCAAAATGCTGGAGAAGAACAGCTATCATATCTCTTGCCATATAGACCGAAAAGATGTGATGTGGATTGTTACCCCTTACTCTGTCAAGGGGTATCGCACCCAAGATCTCAAACTTATCGCCCAAAGCCCAGTACAGAGTTATCCCATCGCCTCTTTTCTCCTCGATGGGCATCAGCTCTACATCTCTGGCTACAATGGAATGCAGCTCTTTGATACGGATACCAGGAAATGGGGGGGGTCTCCCTGCAGCATTGCAAGGCTTGCAAATCCCCAACGACATGGTCAACTACATCCATCCGTATGGCGCAAAAGGCAACCTTCTGCTTAGCACCACCAAGCACGGATTATTCTATTTCAATGCCCAGGAGGGAACCATCCTGCCACAAAGCGACAAGAAATTCCCATTCGAAGTGCCTGATATGCAAGTCAACAAGATATTAACCGACTCCAAGGGCAACCTTTGGCTCGGGTCTGAAGACGATGGCGTAAAAACCATCTATAGATACAAGGATATGTTTAACAGCATGCCTGCCCTTCAACGTGCCATCGGCAAACAGTCCGTACTCTCCGTAGCTGCCGACAGGAATCATCACCTTTGGATTTCTACCAAGAAGAACGGACTCTATATGTATGACTTGCAAACCCAGCAACTCAAGAACATACCGATGATTTCCTATAGCAACGGCAACAGGAAGAATACCACCACCAACATCTTTGTGGATAGCAGCAATCATCTATGGCTAGCCAATGGCGACCATGTGGCAAAGTGCCAATACGATGGCACCCATCTCAACAAGGTAGCCTCCTACCCTTGCTTCATGCCTATGGACATCAGCCAAGATGCAAAGGGTAACATCTGGGTATCCACGGCATCCGTCAACATCTACTGCATTTCAGCACAAAGTGGAGAGATGACCAAAAAACAACTCTTCCCTACCACTTTCTGCTTCATTCCTAGCATCATGCGCTTGCAGAATGGCAACATGCTCATATCTGCCTTCTACAAACCTATCCTGGAAATGAATGGAAACAACTTCGATGTCCAAGAGTTTAAAGTGAATCCGGATGACTGGAAGAAGTGCATCAAGCGAAGTGCGTATATCCCTACCAAGAACTATCAAGACCGCAAGGGCAACATCTGGTTGGGTACAGTTACCAACGGACTCTTGAAGTATGACGCAAAGAGCCGCAGGCTGACCACCATAGCAGGAATTTCCTGCTCCGACATTTCCAGCATCGAGGAAGATAGAGATGGAAACATTTGGGTCAGTACGCTGTATGGACTCAACAAGATAGATGGAAAAACAGAAAAGGTAACCACCTACAACGAGGCTGACGGTGTGAAAGGCTTCCAATTCTACGATAGGGCATCGTGTAAGCTATCAGATGGAACACTCATCTTCGGCGGTACCCAAGGACTCACCATCTTCAATCCGCAAAACGTAAACACGAACCAACAGATAAGTCTGCTTTTCGAAACACTCAAGGTACATAATGAGATTATGCTTCCTGGCAAAAATGGATGCATCGAGGAGAGCATGGAAGAATCACCCCATATCCACCTAAGCTACAAACAAAACAGCTTCAGCATCGCCTTTTCTGCCATCGACTACAGCGACTACAAGCACATCCATTACTTCTACCAAATGGCAGGATTCGACAATACATGGATTGATGCAGGCAATAACAACGAGGCGTACTACTCTAATCTGCCAGCTGGCAACTATACCTTCAAGGTCAAGATGGTAGGCAACGACTCCAACAATATCATCGCCGAAAAAAGCATACAGGTAAGCATCGCCCCTGAGCCTTGGAACTCTTGGTGGGCATGGTGCCTATACCTTATTATAATGGGATGCGTCGGCTTCGTGATCTATCGGCAGAAGATGCGCATCAGCATCGAGAAGAACATGGTTCAAAAGGCTAAGGATGAGAAGGAGCAGGAACTGCGCATCAACAAGATGAACATGAGTTTCTTCGCTAATATCTCGCATGAGTTCCGGACACCACTCACCATGATTTCGGGACCAGTGGAACAACTCTGCGAAAGTGAAAGCATCAACAAGCACGACAAGTTGCTATTGAACATCATCAACCGAAGCGTGGATAGAATGCTGAGACTCGTCAACCAGTTGCTCGACTTCAACAAGTTGGAGAACGACACACTCCGCTTGCACGTCAAGCAAACCGATATTATCACCGAGATGAAACGCATCATGGACCTCTTCATCGTGAATACAGAGGAGAAAGGTATCACCTTGAACTGTCACGGCCTGGAAGGTTCCTACCTGATGCTTCTGGATTCCGACAAACTGGAAAAGATTATCAACAACCTGATGTCCAACGCCATGAAGTTTACCCCTCGTGGCGGTAAGATAGATGTATCTTTCGACACCGGTACCACTAACAAGGGAGAACAGATTATCACCATCACGGTGGCTGATACAGGCAAGGGAATCCCACAGAATGAGGTGGAGAATATCTTCAAGCGATATTATCAGTTGAACAACCAGTCCACAGGCACCATCAACTGGGGTACTGGCATCGGACTCTACTATGCCCGCAGCCTAGCCGTCCTTCACCATGGCGATTTAAAGGCGGGCAATCGCAAGGACTGCCAGGGAGCCATCTTCACCGTTACCCTGCCTACCGATGAGAGCCTCTATGCCGCCAACGAGAAAGCCCTTTTGGAGCAAGACCAGAAGATGGCTTTTCCACTGCACGACAGTCAGAAAGTGGCAGACAAGGTAAGTCAAGATAACAGTACAGACAACCGTCCGAAAATACTCATCGTAGATGACGACACCGAAGTGGTGCATTATCTTCGTACCCTCCTGGCATCATCCTATCGCATCATCTATCGTTTCGATGCCGAGAGTGCCCTGAAGGCGACAAGGGAGGAAGAACCTAGCCTCATCCTCAGCGATGTGGTGATGCCGGGAATGAGCGGCTATAATCTCTGCAAGGAAATCAAGCAAGACATCCAACTCTGCCATATCCCAGTCATCCTGGTAACGGCAAAGACCACCACCGAAAACCAAGTGGAGGGACTGAACAGCGGAGCAGATGCCTACGTTACCAAACCGTTCACCCCAAAGGTCCTCCTGGCAATGATCAACTCGCAACTCACCAACCGCGAGAAGACCAAGACCATCCTGACCAACGCCACGGAGACCGACAAGAACGTGGAGGAAGTACTGTCGCCACAAGACAAACTCTTTATGGATGAACTCTATCATATGATGGAGCAGGAACTGGCCAACTCGGAACTGGATGTCAACAAGGTAACGAAACTGATGCACATCTCCCGCACAAAGCTCTACTACAAGGTCAAGGGACTCACAGGAGAGAATCCAAGCGTCTTCTTCAAGACCTATAAGCTCAATCGTGCCGCCACCCTCATCGTGGAAGGCAAGTACAACATCTCGGAGATTGCCTACATGACGGGATTCAACACCCTCTCCCACTTCTCAACCAGCTTCAAGAAGCAATTTGGATGTACACCGAGCGAATATAGTAAGAAAACTTATTAAATTTTGATGCGAAACAGGCCTATTATGGGAAAAAATGCTTATCTTTGCATCTAGATTGATTTAATAATAGAAAAATAAAATAAATTATGAACGCAATTCACACAGACAATGCGCCTGCAGCTATCGGTCCATATAGCCAGGCTATCGAAGTAAATGGTTTTGTTTTTGCATCGGGTCAGATTCCTATCGACCCTGCAACAGGCAATTTCGTAGAAGGCGGCATCAAGGAGCAGACTCGCCAGAGCCTCACCAACGCCCAGAACATCCTGAAGGCAGCAGGTACCGACCTTTCTCATGTGGTTAAGACTACAGTTTATCTGAACAGCATGGACGATTTCGCAGCCATGAACGAGGTTTATGCCGAGTTCTTCAGCCAGCCATATCCAGCCCGTTCTGCCGTAGCTGTAGAGAAGTTGCCAAAGGGCGCCCTCGTAGAGGTTGAGGTTTTGGCAGCCAAGTAATTCTTCCTCTTTTCTATCAGGAAGTAAACATTCAAGGTGAAAATATTCTTTAGATGGTATCAAGCATTACATTAAAGAATCTGATTATAGGCTATCGTTCGAAGCACCAGCTCCGGGCGATAGCCTCACCTGTTCATGCCTCGCTCCAAGCCGGTGAACTGACCTGTCTCATCGGAGCCAACGGAGTGGGCAAATCTACCTTACTCAGAACTTTAGCCGGATTTCAGCCCGCACTTGATGGCGAAATTCTGATTCAAGACAAATCTCTTTCCGATTTCTCTGCCCAGGAACTCGCCAGAGAAATCAGCATCGTTCTCACATCGAAGACAGACCATGCCCAGCTCTCAGCAGAAGAGATTGTTGGCATAGGCCGTTCTCCCTATACCGGTTTCTGGGGCACATTATCTGCTGCCGACAAGCAGATTGTTGCTTCTGCTCTTCAGGAAACGGGCATTCAGAATCTAGCCCAGAGAAACATCAGCGAACTGAGCGATGGTGAGCGTCAGAAGGTAATGATAGCCAAAGCCTTGGCGCAGCAAACCCGCATCATCATCCTGGACGAGCCTACCGCCTTCCTCGATTTCCCCAGCAAGATAGAAACCCTACAGATGCTCAGCCGTCTGGCGCACGAACAGCATAAATCCATATTACTGTCAACCCATGACGTAGAGTTGGCGCTCCAGCTCTCCGACCGTCTCTGGCTGATGGAAGAAAGCCGTTTCTCTATCGGCACTCCTAAAGAACTGGCTGCCGATGGTTCCTTATCCAGATTCATCAATCGTGACGGCATCCGATTCAACAAGGATTCCCTCCGCATCGAAATCAAATGAGTTTTCGTAATTGATTTTTTCTATGGTTGCACGCAAGCACATGAAGAAAAAATCTCAAGTGGCTCAGTTTGCTAACTCAAGTGGCTCAATCTGCTAACTCAAGTAGTTCAGTCAGCGAGTTCAGACGTCTCAGTTAGTTAATGCAGACGTCTCGGTAAGCCTACGGATACGGCTCCGTTAGCCTACGCAG includes these proteins:
- a CDS encoding response regulator encodes the protein MVNYIHPYGAKGNLLLSTTKHGLFYFNAQEGTILPQSDKKFPFEVPDMQVNKILTDSKGNLWLGSEDDGVKTIYRYKDMFNSMPALQRAIGKQSVLSVAADRNHHLWISTKKNGLYMYDLQTQQLKNIPMISYSNGNRKNTTTNIFVDSSNHLWLANGDHVAKCQYDGTHLNKVASYPCFMPMDISQDAKGNIWVSTASVNIYCISAQSGEMTKKQLFPTTFCFIPSIMRLQNGNMLISAFYKPILEMNGNNFDVQEFKVNPDDWKKCIKRSAYIPTKNYQDRKGNIWLGTVTNGLLKYDAKSRRLTTIAGISCSDISSIEEDRDGNIWVSTLYGLNKIDGKTEKVTTYNEADGVKGFQFYDRASCKLSDGTLIFGGTQGLTIFNPQNVNTNQQISLLFETLKVHNEIMLPGKNGCIEESMEESPHIHLSYKQNSFSIAFSAIDYSDYKHIHYFYQMAGFDNTWIDAGNNNEAYYSNLPAGNYTFKVKMVGNDSNNIIAEKSIQVSIAPEPWNSWWAWCLYLIIMGCVGFVIYRQKMRISIEKNMVQKAKDEKEQELRINKMNMSFFANISHEFRTPLTMISGPVEQLCESESINKHDKLLLNIINRSVDRMLRLVNQLLDFNKLENDTLRLHVKQTDIITEMKRIMDLFIVNTEEKGITLNCHGLEGSYLMLLDSDKLEKIINNLMSNAMKFTPRGGKIDVSFDTGTTNKGEQIITITVADTGKGIPQNEVENIFKRYYQLNNQSTGTINWGTGIGLYYARSLAVLHHGDLKAGNRKDCQGAIFTVTLPTDESLYAANEKALLEQDQKMAFPLHDSQKVADKVSQDNSTDNRPKILIVDDDTEVVHYLRTLLASSYRIIYRFDAESALKATREEEPSLILSDVVMPGMSGYNLCKEIKQDIQLCHIPVILVTAKTTTENQVEGLNSGADAYVTKPFTPKVLLAMINSQLTNREKTKTILTNATETDKNVEEVLSPQDKLFMDELYHMMEQELANSELDVNKVTKLMHISRTKLYYKVKGLTGENPSVFFKTYKLNRAATLIVEGKYNISEIAYMTGFNTLSHFSTSFKKQFGCTPSEYSKKTY
- a CDS encoding SusC/RagA family TonB-linked outer membrane protein produces the protein MNDYRRFLTFVFLLMISGSAALAQELMKVAGLVVDQNADPLIGVTVRVQGDNKGGAVTDMDGNFTIQVQKGKTLIFSYLGYKNKEVLANSSKLKITLHEDNKVLDDVVVVGYGVQKKSSVTGAISQVKKEDIENRTITNAKAALQGKTAGVQVISSSSAPGSSPTIRIRGYSSNVSSDPLYVVDGVRLGDISGLDPNDIASMEVLKDAASAAIYGAEAGNGVVLITTKKGAVGSGRITYDFQYTTESLAKVPKLMNAEEYIQYMKEGKTFTEDYLFKNWDGKTNTSWVDAIYGKGHMQKHNIGFNGGNQNGNYYLSLTYLDNNGMVKGDNDVYRRMTATINAEYQIKPWLKVGTTNQIEKYNVRSVSESNEYGGMLTAVLQMDPLTPVTYAPDNLPAHMAKALANGKHLLTDANGNYYGVSAFYAGEQYNPFIMRDNGISRNSGFNVNGSIYADFKPFKGFVFTSRLGYRLSGARSSSASLPFYGNVTQSRDFVDYSAQSNTSIYYQWENFANYMKKFGEHTINAMAGISFQESTYDYVSGQLAANKEDAVKKNNPLFFFLNYASASATKGVAGEKTRSAKYSYFGRLSYDYMNRYYLQASLRADAADLSKLPSTNRWGYFPAVSAGWTISEEKFFAPLRDVVTSLKLRASWGQNGSLAALGGYRYSTDMAQGSFYPLVPGNNYTTSVSPSSMGNDKLKWETSEQTNFGIDGLLFKGRMNFSIDYFTKKTKDLLVNGTTPSLVIGGTTSPMNAGNVSNKGFEFELGWRDNIGDFSYGIRGNLATLKNEVTYIDPSITRLPGSNFHTYTITYFEQGYPVYYFRGYKFTGVDPETGNPQFADLDNSGDISDGDLTDIGNAIPNFTYGITLTAAYKGFDFTLFGSGASGNKIFNCINRPDYQMVNKLKKVFYDNRWTPENPNGTKPRAGADNMDKYACSSAMVYDGSYFKIKQIQLGYNLPKHLLKKVAINSLRLYVSLDDFFTITKYPGFDPEASANATSGMGIDKGAYPMAKKVVMGFNLEF
- a CDS encoding ligand-binding sensor domain-containing protein; this encodes MKRTKVFYNALILLATLLLTACQDQKDSPVVSSPEKNLVLSEHISNQKVKSICEDRYGQIWIGTFRGLNKYDGNQYHQYYCVDDSLGLPDNNITHIYRDSHNRLWVATVNGVCLYQANGNFKRVSINGTNKNIEKILEDKEGRIFFFTMTDLYQYDENTNTAIIKLSKMLEKNSYHISCHIDRKDVMWIVTPYSVKGYRTQDLKLIAQSPVQSYPIASFLLDGHQLYISGYNGMQLFDTDTRKWGGSPCSIARLANPQRHGQLHPSVWRKRQPSA